A stretch of Arachis hypogaea cultivar Tifrunner chromosome 15, arahy.Tifrunner.gnm2.J5K5, whole genome shotgun sequence DNA encodes these proteins:
- the LOC112748442 gene encoding metal transporter Nramp3.2 — MPPQQPLLEPEEDTAYDSSEKVVVAVGVEDEYGDDVEAPPFSWKKLWLFTGPGFLMSIAFLDPGNLEGDLQSGAIAGYSLLWLLMWATLMGLLIQLLSARLGVATGRHLAELCREEYPPWARIVLWLMTELALIGSDIQEVIGSAIAIRILSNGFVPLWAGVVITALDCFIFLFLENYGVRKLEAFFAVLIGIMALSFAWMFGEAKPNGVDVLLGVLVPKLSSRTIKQAVGVVGCIIMPHNVFLHSALVQSRQIDQSKKGRVQEALNYYSIESTLALAVSFIINIFVTTVFAKGFYGTEIADSIGLVNAGTYLQEKYGGGLFPILYIWGIGLLAAGQSSTITGTYAGQFIMGGFLNLRLKKWVRALITRSCAIIPTMIVALIFDTSEESLDILNEWLNVLQSVQIPFALIPLLCLVSKEQIMGTFRIGPVLKIFSWLVAALVIVINGYLLLDFFSSEVNGAVFAVVVCALTAAYVAFVIYLIARAVSFSPWQSLDRS, encoded by the exons ATGCCACCCCAACAACCCCTCCTGGAGCCAGAAGAGGACACGGCCTACGACTCCTCCGAGAAGGTGGTGGTGGCGGTGGGAGTGGAGGATGAGTATGGCGATGACGTGGAGGCGCCGCCCTTCTCGTGGAAGAAACTGTGGCTGTTCACTGGGCCGGGGTTCTTGATGAGCATAGCGTTTCTTGACCCAGGGAACTTGGAGGGGGATCTTCAGTCGGGTGCGATTGCAGGATACTCGCTGCTCTGGCTGCTCATGTGGGCCACCCTAATGGGCCTTCTGATTCAGCTGCTTTCGGCCAGGCTCGGGGTGGCCACAGGGCGGCACCTGGCTGAGCTGTGCAGGGAGGAGTACCCGCCATGGGCCAGGATTGTGCTGTGGCTCATGACTGAGTTGGCTCTTATTGGCTCCGACATACAAGAGGTTATTGGCAGCGCTATTGCTATCCGGATTCTCAGTAACGGATTTGTTCCTCTATGGGCTGGTGTCGTCATTACTGCTCTTGATTG ttttatttttctatttctcgagAACTATGGTGTGAGGAAATTGGAGGCATTTTTTGCTGTTCTGATTGGCATAATGGCGCTCTCATTTGCATGGATGTTCGGTGAAGCAAAACCCAATGGGGTTGATGTTCTTCTTG GTGTTTTGGTTCCTAAACTTAGCTCCAGAACTATAAAGCAAGCTGTTGGAGTTGTTGGTTGCATCATTATGCCTCACAACGTGTTCTTGCATTCCGCTCTCGTTCAGTCAAGGCAGATTGATCAAAGCAAGAAAGGCCGCGTTCAAGAAGCTCTTAATTACTACTCCATAGAGTCCACCTTGGCCCTTGCAGTCTCTTTCATCATCAATATTTTCGTCACGACTGTGTTTGCCAAGGGCTTTTACGGTACTGAAATAGCCGATAGTATTGGTCTTGTAAATGCAGGGACTTATCTTCAGGAGAAGTATGGGGGTGGATTATTCCCAATCCTATATATATGGGGCATTGGTTTGTTAGCAGCAGGGCAAAGTAGCACCATAACTGGTACATATGCTGGTCAATTCATCATGGGAGGTTTTCTCAATTTAAGGCTGAAGAAATGGGTGAGGGCGTTAATTACCCGAAGCTGCGCAATCATCCCAACCATGATAGTCGCTCTTATCTTTGATACCTCGGAGGAATCTTTAGATATCCTGAATGAATGGCTTAATGTTCTTCAGTCAGTTCAAATCCCATTTGCTCTTATTCCCTTGCTTTGCTTGGTGTCCAAGGAACAGATAATGGGCACTTTCAGAATTGGTCCTGTCCTCAAG ATTTTTTCTTGGCTGGTGGCTGCTCTGGTGATAGTGATCAATGGCTATCTTTTGCTAGACTTCTTCTCCTCTGAAGTGAATGGAGCAGTGTTTGCCGTTGTAGTGTGTGCACTAACAGCTGCTTATGTTGCATTTGTAATATACCTTATTGCGCGTGCTGTTTCCTTTTCGCCTTGGCAAAGTTTAGATCGATCATAG